Part of the Ammospiza caudacuta isolate bAmmCau1 chromosome 3, bAmmCau1.pri, whole genome shotgun sequence genome, TAAAGATTATTATGCCGTAAGTCTCCTGAGATAATGATTTCAGAAGTAACTGATCTGACTCTgccattttaatgtttttgatCCACAGTAAATGTTGTTTAACTCTACCCTCCCTTAGCAAACAGTCTGAAAACTGTCTGAAACAGTATTTCATTGTCTTTGCTTGATACAAGTCCATATTctttccaaaaagaaaagagaaaaaaatcgAGCTCTTCTGCCCTTCCACATGCTTATCAGTCGTTTTACCATCACCATTTAGTGATAGTTACCAGTACCTTTACtatgctttcttttcttctcaatacagtttaaaaaaatatctgccTTACTATTGTCATGGACTACTCTAGTTATTCTGGCTCCCTTTGTCATTCTCTATTCATTATAAATTCCAATTTATATCAATCATTAATCATTCCAAACCTTCTGCATTTCCTTTTATATGtcttttttattctaatttcTACTCTTAATCTACAAGTGAACTGTGGTTACTTGTAGATTAAGAATAGCCAAAAGCAGCTATTCACTAACTGGGGGTCATGACTTTTGAAGAAAGTCTTCTCATAAAAAGCCTATTTCCACTCATATCTTTTCCTATCTAGACATACTTCCCCACCTAGATCAGTTTTTATCAGTGTTCTGTTGGTGTCCCTTATCTCCATATCAAAGTGATCTGATTCAGTAATCTGTAACAAACCCTCAGAGTCAAGTTATTGCTTTTCTGAATTGCAGTTTGAAAGTGCCAAAGACCTGAATTCTCCATCCCTTGTCTCACTTCCTTCCAAGCTTTCCATTCTACACTCCTACCTCAGGCTTTCACTCATCCCCTTTCTTTATCCTTGCAGAATGGGGCACAGTTTGATCTGATACCAGGGTCACACTGAGATTAACCTTCCCCCTCCATTTTCACTTCCCCCATTATTATCAATGCCTGAAATATGTCTACTATTTCATATCTTCACAACACTAAGTCATCAAGTGAAAATGCTGTAGGCATGCTAGGAATTATTGCTATTTGCTTTGCCATTCCATTATCTACAAGCAGATGTAAAACTGCCACAGCCCTAGTTCCTGAAATACTATGTCCAGGGTTCCAAACTCCATGCAGCAGAAAGGACAGCTCGGGCAATGTGCCAGCAGCTGAAAGGCCACATCTAATTGTGCATAAAGTTGAGCAGATTGTCTGCTTAGACTAGAGCAAACAAGCTTATCTTTAATGCAGACATATGGCCAGCAAAACCTACAGATCCCAGCATGCAACGTTCTGGCCAGCTGGCCATTTGGATGAGGATTAAGCATTACACGATCTGATACTGTGGTGACAGAAGATCTGTATCACAACCCCTCCATGTTCATGCTATTGAGACAAGGTTCTCATTTCCCACTTTTCtctagaataatttttaaatatgcattaaaaaaaaaagctaagtcAGTCACTTGTCTGTGGGAGCTGAgacaccaagaaaaaaaaagaccgAATGATTAAAGGAGGAGCAGCAACATATTCTGAACTTTTAAAGTACACAGATAACCTGATAGACACACAGACAGAATCTGGAACCTGCAAACACTACAGATATCACTGGTAAAGATAAGAATGGCAGACAGTTTTGTTACAAAACTCCAGGTTTTCCAATTTTGCACTAAACTCTGCTTTAACATTGTTGCCTTTATTCAaccaattttaatttcctttcttcccacCTCTCAGCTGTCATATAAAATGTTCTCTCTGCCTCCAACTTTCCATTCTGTAAGACACCTCTGCTCTCCTATAATGACACACCATATATCTTATGACAGTTACCCCCTTGACAGCCATCACAGATGCTGTCTCCAATTAATAGAGAAAACTATTCCAACAGAGTTGTTACTTTTAGACAAGTTAAAATCAGCCCTTAATATCTCAGTTCTGTTCTTTAGGTCTTTTGAGATGCTAGGGGAATTTAGCCAATGCAGGCTGGGAGCGTCACTCCAATGTCGCTTACTCCCAAATCACTTCTTATGTATTTATTGAGAAAAGAGATGAATCTAGCTTCAGTCACAATTCTAGACGCAATAAATTTGAGAATTCCTACTTCTGCTCTGACAGTAATTGTTCAAGACAGGATCTAACCAGGAAAGGCAAGAAAAACTTCAGGTCAAAATGAGGGGATTTGCTAGACTATGAACATGTCAGTAAATAGAAAAAGCACTGTCTACTTTTTCATCTCTGTCAGGACCAACATGCACTGTCAGAGCTCAAGGAAAGTAATCTGAGAACCAGAGTTTGAGTATCTCACAACCAGGAGCGAATCTGGCAAAGCCATGCTGATAAAATCAGCAGAAAGCCTGTGTCTGTCCTGGTTCCCCCCACCCCATTTTCACAAGCAACCAGTACTTTTAGGCAAACTGAATGCTTGTTAAACGATGCTGGGTTGATCTTTCTTTAATGTCAGAGCTCCCATCTGCATGTGATAGAATGCAATTAGAGAGGCTACATGCCTTGATGATCCTGTAACCAATTCCTGTCTTAACTCTCTCACCTCCTTCATCTTATCCCCCAATTCAGGACAAAGCAAGCAGAGCTGCACGGGCACCATGAAGAATCTTCTCTTGCCTCAGCTGCACTTTAACTCAGGTAGTCTTTCAAAGGCAACTTTTTCAAGGATACTGAAATCTACACTAACAGCAACATCCACTCAGGAAGGGGCTAAAGGTTCACGCTTACACAGACATCAATCTGCCACAGAAACACCATCACAACAGTGGCACAGTTGAGCCCTACTTTCTATCTGCTACCAGGTAAAATACAAGACTAATTTGATTTGAAGACTTTAACAAAGCCACCATCTTCATGTCTAACACATGGTGTGTCTCCCTACCacgagggagggagggaaggagcagtggGAAGGCAAACAGTAGCAATACCTGAACTACCATACAAAACTGCAGCTAAAATTTTCTTAGGAGCTATCTAGGATCTAATCCCTCTTGCAATTCTGCTTTGAGTCAAAAGGGCCACCTCAATGAGCCAGTGTATGTAAAAATGTGCCGTCTGTCCAGACTACATCTCTGGAAAACGGCTGCATAAGGACACTCCCAGTAAGTTGAAGAGCGGTTTAGATTTTAGCAGTTTATGCTCTGTCAAAAATGTTCAGAATTCAGGCAGGAGCTCACATTCccagttctttttttttgccaaaaggACGATTGGGAGGAGAGGGTAAGAagagagaggaagggagggagggagggagggagggagggagggagggagggagggagggagggagggagggagggagggagaatcTCAAAAGCTATTTACAACACTGGCAATTCACTGTCCATCCACTCAATTCCATCTGACACAGTCACCTACTATCCTATCCTACTACACCTCgacaggaataaaataaaaaaatctaagttTTAATTGTTTCCCTAGAATCTCCCTCAACAGAGGACATGAAAACACTCAGTCCAATCCAAAAAACTGCAGCAAATCAGCAAAGCCAGACAGAAACAAATAATAAGCCGCTCCCATTTCTTTAGAGAAATATCTTGCCAGAGGGATCCCTGGAAGAGActttaaatatatttgcagTTGTCCAGCAGAACAGCAGAGATGTAAATTGAAGATACAATCCAGTATgcctggttttttttctcctttcacgGTGTATAATTCTGCCACAGTGCAGACTATTCCAACAAAGTTTATCCAAGGAACATTTGAATTCACCCTCTTTGAGATATCAGCTTGGTGTTAATGAGAGCCCATTTAGATAAAGAAGAGAAATACTGGGTGGAACAAGAGGTGTGAAATACTTCAAACCACATAAATTCTCTCTATCACTCGTGGAGTTATCTCTCCCAATAGGGTCACCAGTTGTCACAGGCTTTACAGAAGTCAGGAGGGAATATGGCAGAGGCAGAGTGTGGTCAGACCTGTTGAGAGGATGTGACAGCCCTGGTACACTTACATCTTTCCATTTTAAGCATTTAGAATTGCTTAAAATAGGAAGTAATGACAATATTTAGTAAAGGATAAAGTTCCTTTACAGAGTCACAGAAGCTTCTCATACCACCTCTACAGTAACCCACACCAGTCCCCTGTGTTCCCAAGGCTACTCAACATCCCTATTGCCCTCCCTCTCATTGCATCTGTTGATTTTACTACCTTTGCCTTGTGGGATATCATGCTCCAGAGAATTTAGAAAGTCGGTGGATGGGTCCAGGTCAGCCTTTTCCAGCAGGGTTTTATTCTTCAGGTTAGTCGGCTCAGTGAAATGGAAATAGGAACTTAACTTTTTTGCCTCCACCAAAGACAGACCTGTGAACAGCCATTGGTGAACATTACTACATACATGAATGAACCAGGATAACACACATTATACTATCAAGTATAACACTGTTTCTCTAATGCCCACAGCCCAGAACAGAATCACAATCTTTCTCTAATAGACTCCACAGAAGGCTTGTCAGAAACAGGGGTCAGCACTCCCTGATGCATTGGAGACCATACTGACTGCAGCTCCAGATAAACCAATGGGTACCGACTCGAGGACAACTTTCTGTGCCCATTTGGTCATATCCTGTATCTAAATGGACAATTCACTACTTCTGCAATTGCTAAACACTGCCACGAACTACAGCTTATACAGACAAATTACTCAGTTTAATGACTCAGAACTATTATTACTGACTCTTTTCCTACCTTCATACACCTGAACATTAGTGGCATTGGATTTTCTCCTCCCTGTTTGTCTTatccaagggggaaaaaaacccaactgaaATCAAAACATCAGTTAGAGAAAGTCATCTTAGTTTATGATCAAAGTACAGTTGATCCTGATAAAGACAATCAAGAATTTACCTTCAAAGTGTCTGTTTTCATGCACAGACCCAAGAGGAGTCTTCACAAATGCCCCCCGGGGAACGATACCAACTGCTCTGTCTATCTGTTCTATGGTAGCTATGAGGCGGGCCTCCTCCTTCATCACaggctttaaagaaaaataggGAAATTTTAAAGGCAGGGCTttccttgtttttatttctgaaaataaacttGAGGTGACACAATAGACGTATCATCTTGGAGTCCCATGGCACTAAGAGGACCTCAAAAGATATTTCATCACATAGGACAGAAAACACAGTTAGGAGCAGAAAGTTTAGACTCACCAGACATCTAACTATCCATCCCTTCATCTGTTCTTTCCTCCCTCTCAATTCACCTACTTATGACTTATGTATTAATTTATAAAGAATGCTGCCTGCAGTTACTATTAAAACTTCAGAAACCGCAGTGACTATCTATACCAGTTGTGCATAATAAAGCATATTTAGTATTTCTGAGGCCTGTTGAACTCCAGCAAAAAGCAAAGTAAGAGTTCAGTCAAGAAGCTGTTGCTACACAATGACAGCACGGAATTACAGACCAGAGTTAGAGAAtgttctgagttggaagggacccataaggATCATCAAATTCAACTCTTAAGTGAACAGCCCATACAGTGATTGAAACTGCAACCTTGGTGTTATAAGCACTTGGTTATAAGCAACCTTGGTTATAAGCACTGTGCTCTAACCAAGCGGAAACTGGGTATCCTTTGCCTGACCACACGCTCATGCTGCTCATTACAAGCGAGGAGAAGCCACCACCTGCGCAGTGTGAGGGGCACAAATGTAGTGAACAGAGTTCGAAAACGTTTTGCTGTATTTACCTCCTTACCACTCTGAACCAGTCTTGCAGCAGCTTCTGGGTTTATCTCAGCCAAGCTGTACTCAAATGAAGGATCCCCCTGAAAGCGGCCCTTCACCTCCTCAGCCAGTGCAAGCATCTCCTCGGTGGCTGGCGTCAGGAGGCTCCAGTCCAAGCAGTTCAAGCTGCCAACGACAAGCACGACTCAGGGCCGAGCCCGGTAAAGAACAGGGCTCGAGGCAACCTCGCCAGGCCGCTGAGGGGATTCCCTGAGACTCCCTCCCCGGATCCGGACAGCACCCCCCGACCCGCACGGCCCCAGGCCGGCCCCTCTCCCCGGTCCCGACCCCCGCACCTGTACAGGCGGCTGCGGGGCGCGGCGCGGTCGGGGCCCAGCCCCTGGGCGATGTAGTAGGCGCCGCGCACGCCCTGGATGCAGCCCCAGAACCAGACCCGCTCGAAGCGGTAGTCGCGCTGCAGCAGCGGCAGCGAGGCGCCCAGCGCCGCCCGCAGCTCCGGGCTgagccccgcgccgccgcccgccaCCAGCGACAGCGCCGCGGGCAGCGACAGCGCCTCCATGGGCTCCGCGTACGCGTTGCCGGGAGACCGCGGCCCGGCCGGGGTCACCCCGCGCTTCCGCCGCCGCTGCCACGGACGAGGCGGGCGGCGCCGGAGCTGCCGGGCTCAGCCCGCCCCGCCCGGGACCCTGAGGCGCTGGCGGGCAGCGTCCCAACAGGGATGCGGCTATGGGTGTCTGCCTGCGCTGTGTTCCCAGTTTCAGGAGGCCTAAATCCAAATCCAAGTCCAAAATCAGGCGGGCGTACAATTGTATTGCACTTTCACCAGGATACATCAAAGGGGTccatttgctttatttcttacacgaacaacagggaaaaataaCCCCTTCTGAAGCTGACTGTTTACAATGTCACTCTTAGAGATCCTGAGGAGCGCCACGAAATTGATAAGAGTATTGAAGCACTTTCCCAaagaagacaggctgagaaagttTGGACTCTTTAGCTTGGAGAAGGTTTTATAGCAACCTTCCACTACCAACAGGAAGCCAGAGAGGGACTCTTCATCTGGAACTGTAGTGATAGGATAAGGAGTGTCCGGTACAAacggaaagaaaggaaatttaggttagatattaggaagaaattctttactgtgagcaTGGcgagacactggaacaggttgcccagagaggctgtggatcCCTCACCCCTGGCAGTGTTGGATAGGGTTGGGTAAGgccttgagcagcctggtctagtgggaggtgcccctgcccatagcagagggtgttggaactagatgaGCTGAAGGTCCATTCCCTTACCATCTGTGATCTTATCTAGCTCATGTACCTCTATAAATAAATGGCTTATTTATAAATTACAGCATTTGGATTGCTCTTTGGCAGCTCATTTTGCTGAATCACAGACATCCAGGAAACAGCTCCTGCCCTAAAAAATCTTGCCGTCTGGTTTAAcacaaaatacaataaataagTAATGAGATTGTGCAGCTGCTTAGACAAATAGAATTTCTGTTTGACGTCTTCAGGAAATTTAAGcttttatatatgtgtgttatataaataaatatgtgcATGCACTTAGATTTAAATCCATTGTAAAGTcataaattctttctttttcatccGTTTCCTGTTCACttctaaggagaacactgatCCTGGGACCGCTGCCTGTAACAGTTGTCACCTGATTTTTTGTCAAGTGAGATGTTTAATGGGCTGTACAGCACACAAGCTGACCCATTAGCTTTACTTACCCTGTACAAAAAGGCAACTCAGATTTCTGAAGATTAACCACCTTCTCTTTGATGGGAATCAGGCAGAACATACAGGAGTGACCGCAGCCACCTACCTGTGCCTGATTTGCTCAGTGGAATAGGAATTTTCAGGCTTTGTAGACTCATTTAATCACTGATTTCTCTAGGAGTGTGGGTTAGTATTTTATGTTAGGGCTATGATTGTCCAATGAACAGCAGAACTGCAAGCCAGGCTCATTTCACATGAGTCAGAGAGGCAACACAAGATCATAATGAATTTCTGCCACTGTCAACCACAGCTGGATTCAAACCAGATGCTAACAGCTGAGAGGCTCTTTAGCCTGTTATGGATCTTCCAAGCCACCTAGTCTCTAGTCTTTGCCTGCCCTGACTGAAGATTATCACAAATAATATCTATAGCTTAAGGAAATACTTCCTGGTTCAGTAAAGTCGGGTGGGTAACTCTGCTCCCCTTTGTCTTGACCCCAATTACTAAACACTGATAAGGATCGGGAAGTAAGTGGTTGCATTATTTAACAAATGAAAGGTCAAAAGCGCTGCTATTCAGTAAGGTCAAAGGTTACCATCACTGTTATTAAACAGTTCCAAAGCAATTTCTCCCATTCCTTGCCACCCCAGGCTAAAAcaaggagctgctcagcactAGGCAGACAGGAGGGAAGAGAGGCACCAGGCATCATTCAGCTGGCAGGTGGCTAGGTGGCATTTCTGAGATACCTGCTTCAGCAAGGGAAGatccacagcccagcagctcccatcaGAGAACTGAGTTCTCCTGCCTTTGCACAGAACGTGCACATACCTGTGTGCCAAACAGCTtctgcttctcccagctccaCCTTTTAGAGCTAGCATCCTTTTGGGGGAGAAAACAGTCTCAGGCTCCATTCCACTCATCCCAGGCAAGGTAGCAAAGCTTAAAGAACTGAGCATCTTGAAATATGTGTGAGTTGCTGCTGTGTGCACAGTGGCTCCTGGATGCTTGCACTTTTCACAAAACATTTGAAAACACTTTTAGTGATGTGTGAACTCTTCTTCCTACACGTCCTTTAGTATACCTCAtctccaaagaaagaaaattagctATGTCACTTCCATTTCTGCTGGTGCAGATTAATAAGGCTGTCCTCAAAATCCCCTTGCAGAACAATTATTGCACTGTCCTGGGCATGCATTGGGCTGACACTGATCATAAGGTATAGTGCCATACATCACCTGCTTTTTTGTGTGGTGGGGACAAATCTGCAGCTGGTTCTGATGCCGCAAAAAATGGATAAGCATTATTCCTCCAAGGCGTGTTGAATATAAAATCGAATTTTCATTCAAATCATCCCAAAATTTCAGAGTGTCTCTGACTTCATAAACATTTCAGCTTTGAATAATTTTCCTGCTTGTAAGTCATTACTGCTATGGATAGTAAAAGATTGTAAGCTAGAGAGGAAAGTATGGGATTTTTCTCAGTAAGGAAGGAAAGATAGATGGCTGCTTGTCAGAAGGGGACGAGACGGTGGATGACAAACAGCTGAACAAACTTCAAAAACTGCAAAGTGAAGCCTTGAGCTATGCTGAGCATAAAAAGTAAGGAACTAGAGCCAAGTGACTGTTTAACAGCAACAGAAGGGATCAGGAGTGTTCCTATCTGATATAGTGCAGACACTTTCCTCTCTCTTGGAGATTGTACTAAACATGGAAAAATGCTGGAAATACTTTGACTGCACACTGTTCAAAGGAAGAGTGTGGGTCTTCTGGCTTGTCCAGGACCAATGCCATTTCCTCCATTAGTGGGTCCTGAGCTAGCTGCGTGCGGTCATGGGGAGACCCAGAGAGGAGGGGGTGAAAATGCAGTATgcattttgtgtgctgtgaGCTGGACTCCTCCACTTCTGGAATGCCTGCAATATCACTCTCAGTAACAACTCAGCAAGAAATTTGGCTAGTAGGTCAGGATGGGAGCAGATGTGCTGAGATATAGAGAAAAATCTGCAGGATGACTGTCACAAGCCTTCCCTGGAGATTCTCTTTGGCATAATCCTGGGCAGGCAATGTGCCCAAAAAAAGTGGTTATCCTGCCTTActcaggaaaagagaagcaCGAGAGCCAAAGAGCTTTGTCATTTTGTGACATGAAATTTTCTATGTCTTTAAGGTTTGTTTCATGCTTTTCATCACTCCCCTAATAGTATCTATCATACTGACTGCTCTTGGCACAGGGGACAGGTAGAGTTTACTGGGGTAAGAAAAACCAATGTGCTGATTACATCATCCTGCCTGGGCATCACTCGAGTTGCTGTGATACTTCTAGCTGACAGCTGAGCATACATGTCTGTCTTGGTTGTTTTTCAGGTGCCCAGGGGGGTGAGATGTAGCACTGTGACTTTGCACATATCATGCTGCCAGTTGGACTGCTGACAGCCTGAGCAGGAAGGTGCTGTTGAGGAATCCTGGGAAAGACAGAACAGCACAGGGAGAAATTGCTATGTCAGTGTAGTTCTGACTGTGGTTAGGCTTCAGGAGGATTTAATCCACTGCTATAGGTGTTATCCACATTGGTATGGGTGTTATCCAGCACATCATTTTAGTGTCTTGGCACTAGGATTTAATATATTTACAAATAACTAATACAGGATTTTTCAGACATCCTACAAGGATGGGCAGTGCATGGAAGATTGCTAAATTGTTTTGGCAATTCCCTGGAAGCAACCTGCTGATGACATTTCCTGGTCTTTATAAGTTCAATTTTTAGGACTGACACTCAACTCTACAAACTGCAGTTGCTACAGCAAAATGGTAGAAAAGCATGCCTTATAATTCAGGGACCTGCCTGATTTTGGCTTTTCAGAGCCATGACCAAGAAAGACTGCATATCACAGAGTGGAATGAATCAGCAGCCAGCAGTAACCACACTCTTGGTGTAACAAGGTTTAATCAACTTGTCCTTGGAAGAGAGCTCAACAAGTCTAAAGCCTTCAGGTATCTCCAGACAAAATCTCTCTAAAGTGTTTAAGCAAAAAAGCAACGAAGACTGGGGTGATGTCTGATGCATGTGGCAAGCTGATGATGGGATGGGTGTTTCTGGCCTAGCACCTGAGAGCCCAGAGCAGAAGTGAGGACGTGCATGCAGGGGAGCTCTGGGATCAGAATGATCACGGGGCAGATCTCATTAATTAAAGATACGGTTTCCAGAAAATATTCTCCTTGTAGTAGTCTTGGTTTTTATCCAGGCAGAGCTTATTCCTGTTGGAGACATCTGCGTGTCTCTCTTTGCCAGATAGCCAGAGACCACTGGCCTTTTCTCAGTGTTACTTTCTATAGCGATTGTTGTTTtcaacagggtttttttccctgagaaaatACCTCCAAATATGAAATTTCTACTCAGTCTAAGGCACCTGCTTATGTCTTTTAGCCTTTAAAAATGTACAGGAGCCTGAGACCAGCTCAGGTGGGGTGTGCATCTTCAGATAACTGTCTGTGTCCTCCAAGCATCAAACACGCAGAGAGGTGTTTGCATCCCCATCTTTGGGGCACTGACTCTTGCCAGCAAAGCTCAGCCATCTCCTCAGCAAGCCTTTTGCCTTTGTGTGGATTCactcttccacctgctgctgAATTACTTTGTTTCAAAAACCCAGCTGCATTGTGCTGACATTTATATGTGGTTTCTATTCCCAGTAATAGAGATGAGCCAGGTAAATTATATCAAAAAAGGGGTGGAAAAGAGGGTTCTTTGCCCAGcatctgctgcagaggctgttCCTCCATATGCAGTGTGTGGCCCTCACCCAGGCAGCCTTGCAGCTGCACTAACAAAGGAGGGGTTTCCTCATTTTTACTGCAAGACTGAAAAGTATGTTCTGTCTAATTCAGGAGAAAATGTTACTCCTCTGAAatttccagcttttcttttctgcctcagCTCTGGGCAGAGATTGAGGAAATCTGAGATGACCcaggagagagagcagcagagacctcTGCCTAAACTGTTTGAATAGATAATACCCTTTCCAAATGCTGGCACCTGGGAATCCTTTAATGACTTGGATGGTGCTTTGGGTAGACTCAATATCTCCTTTCAGAAACAGAGgcttattattatttatttatctgcCTTAAATCCTGCAAGCAGTTAGAAAGTAACCCTTTCTTGTGTTGCATTCCTACCACTGTGCTGAATATCATGAGGCCGAAGTTTGTTCTCGTTTACTCTGATTTAACTACAAGTGTAAATCTATATTAGGGCAGATACTTTACATCAAATTTTCAAAGGGCAGAATTTGTCTCTGTTCATTTAGTAATCTTAAACATACATTTCCCATTCACAAGGGAATTATACGTGAAAAATTCCCAATGTTAAATGGATATGTGCTGTCAACATAGCTATTATTGAAAAGCTTAGTAATAATTTGTAACTGAGAGAATATGGTTGTCACTGAAAGAAGTAATAGACCACCCTCTAAAAAGTATTTTGTCCTCTGCATTGGGAAATTGTTTTAACAACTGAACCTTTATTGACATTTCTTTATTTACAGAGCTCTGGTAGGAGtactttttccttcttgtctGCATAGAGGCTTCTATTTGGTCTAAAGGGAAAATGCAATCTTTGGTGTCGTGCGTATTCCTGAAGACTCCTCTTAATAACCTGCTCCAGTCCTAATCCCCTAAAATTCATTTCCTACCTCTCTCATTCTTGTCTAGAGTTGTTTGTCATTGTCTGCATCACTCCCAAAATCTGATCTACTCTATAAAATCAGAATTTGTAGGCCTGAGCCACATTCTTTTCAGACTCCTGCCTTTCTTGGTTTCATCTATTTTCCAGTTCTTTGATCTTTAAACAATTCagagtaaaaacaaaaaagtgaacAAGTAAGTGCTGCAGCTTTGGAGGTTTTCCTTTACCTTTACCAGCTTATAACTGCAAGGGTGGAGGTCACTCTGGGTTTGCTGGGCACCTTGCAGAATGAATCCTCCCCCCAGTCTGTTCTTTAGTCTATCTGGGATTACAAGTGGTGCCACAGTAATAAGTACCAGCTTGCTTTCCTGCAGTAACTGTTACATTTGCCTTTGCTTCTACCAGCCTCTACCTCAGAATTTCCTGCAGCAGGGTGACCTTGTCCAGCAAGGTCTGGAGGTCACCGCAGATCTGAGCCAAGGAAGTTTCCTTATGACAATAAGAGAAACCACATGCCCAAGTCCCCCTGTGAGTTTGtcaatgcagcagcacagcagcatgccCATGAAAGATGGTGTGGGTCTCTCACAGCCAGTCATTTGGGCTTCATAGCCAGCCACAGGGCAATTTCCTGCTTAAAACAGCTTGTGAGGCATAGAGGTGCATCTGAAGTGTGAGGCCTGGGgctgttttccagcctggaggCCCAGATGTGCACTGCAGTCACACGCTGCTTGTTTGTCAGGATGCGGCTGGGTGTGTAATTGTCTGccctctcttccctctcctccctaCCCTGCTTCCAGCTTTCCattggaaagaaaacagattgAGGGCAGGAGGGTGTGTGGTGTGGTGGACTCCACTGCCTCAGAATTTCACACAGTTCACCTCAGTAATAACAACACATTGCAGAGCTTGACCTGGTGCAGTAGAATTGCTGTGGGATGGGCTGTTGCCAGCTTCTGAGCACCTAAGACCTGCAGACTGGGACTGTGGTAGTGTTTTTGAACCAAATTTCCTTTCCCAGACAACGAGCACGAGGGATCCTCAAGCATTCTTTGTTTTACAGCTACCATTACCAGCAGGGATGAGCTAAGGTATAATAGTTTCGGGAGAGGGCTGTTGGGGTCAATTCTGACCAATCTGCCTAGTTCTAGGACTTCAGTGGGTCTCTGTGTGCAAATGCTTGatcagttttaaaatacaacaCCGCCTGAAGTTTCCTTTTCATTTGACCACAGCTTTATTTTTGCCTCTGTTAACCCAGAGTCACATCCTTTCAGCTTGAGATCATTTGTCTTAGAAATTCTGGGTTGCAGCTGTATGAAATTGGCTGAGGGAAAGCAAATGCTGCAGCCATTTTCTAAACATCATCTACTTGATGTGAAGAGAAACAGGATCTCAGGTATGCTGTTAGATGTGTGCACTGCTGAGTGGTTGGAAGAATAGTGCTGTGAAAAAACCTGAAATCAGGAATAGATTACAATACAG contains:
- the RSPH9 gene encoding radial spoke head protein 9 homolog, yielding MEALSLPAALSLVAGGGAGLSPELRAALGASLPLLQRDYRFERVWFWGCIQGVRGAYYIAQGLGPDRAAPRSRLYSLNCLDWSLLTPATEEMLALAEEVKGRFQGDPSFEYSLAEINPEAAARLVQSGKEPVMKEEARLIATIEQIDRAVGIVPRGAFVKTPLGSVHENRHFEGLSLVEAKKLSSYFHFTEPTNLKNKTLLEKADLDPSTDFLNSLEHDIPQGSWSIQLEKGGSVVVLRSLLWLGLTFYHVPMTKQFGYVYFGTGEKNLDLPFML